The DNA window ACGCGCTCCGCCAACACTCCGGCAATATCAAGCGCACCGCCGAGACCCTCCAGATCAGCCGCACGACGCTCTACGCCAAGTTGAAAAAATACCAGATCGACCCCGACGCAATTCGCTGAGCGCGACTCACTCAGGCCGGCAGGAATAAACAGCCGTGACGTCATCCGTATACGACAGGCTCCAATTCTTGCGCAGCGCCAATAGTTCGTTCAGCGGGTGCGCGCGAGGGAGGACCGTCCAGTCGACTTTGTACTTTCGCAAGACATCTTCCCAGCCGGGATGAACCCGGTTCACCGTGTCGAAATCCTGGATGAGTTCCGGCCCGTAAAAATCGTTGCGTCCGTCCACGAATATCTTGCGTTCGGGCAGTGCCAGCATGAGGTAACCTCCCCAGCCATAGTTGTTAAACATTTCGCCATGCACTGGCGAGGGGTTCTGCTGCAGGAATCTCACGGCGGCTACTGGAAATCGATTCGTCAGTAATTCCGTGGCCAAGATTGGTTCGCCACCCACCACCCGTGGTTTGGCGACCACCAAGAGCAGCATCACCGATGCGATCCCGGCCAGCCAACGGCCATCCGCACGCTTGTCGATTTGGCTCACATTCTCGCAGACCTTTCGGTAGAGCGTTAAGAGTACGGAATCGCAGCGTCCACGTAGCCAGAGTGTCAGGTGCTGTGCCAGGATCGGTGTCGCCACGATGGCGAAAACCGGCATGTTGCGAACCCAACGCAACGCAAGGCATCCGGCCCAGCCGACCAGGAGAATTTCAGTCCGACTGAGACGCGATCGCGCTGTAATCAGTGTGAATGCGAGCACAAACAACATGAGCAAGAATCCCCGTGTGCCGTTCGAGTGAAAATCAGGTGAACGAAATTCGTTCACCAAGCTGACCAGTTTCGGATGTTGCAGGAAATCGAGGATATAGGCATGCAACCTCCAGCCGTTGGGATTGACGAGGGAAGCCACGAGGCAACTGGCTCCCAACAGCGCGAGAGTTGCCATCCGCCGCCGGGCGATCATGCGCTGCCCGATGTCATGGTCGCGCAATTCCGCAGCCGCACCGACGAAATAAACACCGATCAGCATCAAACCCGTGAGAAAACCCGCATGGAGATTGACCCACAGCGCGGTCAGGGGAACGAGCAACACGAACAATCGACGTGGTGGCAGGCGGCCCTGTTCAAAAGCGCGGAGTTGCCAGGCCCAAAAAGTCAGAAAAGCGAATGAAATCACATGCGGTCGCGCCAGCCAGTGCATGGAGCATGTCATGGCTGCCAGCAGGGTCAATCCGGTCGAAAGCAGGAGGTCGTTACCTTCAGACAAGAGTTGGCGATACAACATCCACAGACTGGTAGCGATAAATGTCGCTGCCAACAACACGATGCCGTTCCAGCCGAGTGCGTCACCTGCCGCGGCGAAAGCCACTTCGGTCAGCCACTCCATCGTTACGACGGTCCTGCCAGGGCGCGTGTGGGAGAAGACATCGGCGTGAATCACAGAGCGGTGCTCGATCATCCATTGGCCCAGCCGCCAATGCAGGGATGGGTCACCGTCCGCGTTGATCATGACCAGCCGCCATTGCGACAGCGACAGGCCCAGCATGAAGATCAGCCACAGCGTCAAGCCGATGGTTGGCAACCACCGACTGCGTTGCGGGAGTTCCGGGGCAATGGCGGTGTTGTCCATCATGATGACGCGCGCGAGAACACAAGCGCAACCTGGTTCGAGAAAGTCAACTGCCAATCCGGTCGTAGTTCCAAAATGCGATTCAGCGGATGTTGCGCGGGCAGGATCGTCCACCTGACGTGATGTTTTTCGAGCACCTTCTCCCAAGCGGGAGTCAGATGGGAGACATCGGTGAAATCGTGGAGCAACGCTTGGTCATAAAAATCGTCACGGCCGTCCATGAATACCTTGCGTTCCGGCAGATAGAGGATGAGATAACCACCCCAGCCGTCCTCGTTGAACATCTCGCCGAGGACGGTCTCTGGATGCGACCGCAGGTAATCCACCGTTGCGACCGGAAACCGGTTCGGCCAAATCTCCGTCTCCATAATTGGGCGCCCGCCGACCGTCATTGGCTTCGCCAGGATGAGCAGCATGGCCGCGATGACGACGGCCACCAGACCGTTGCCACCTGCGGCATGATTCAGCGCACCCACGTCATTCGAAACCCTGCGGAACCTGCGACTCCATGGCGAGTCCCGCACGCTTTGCCACGCGGCGGACAGGTGCTCGGCGACAATTGGCGTGGCGATCAATGCGAAGATTGGCACGTTACGCATGGCGTTCAGCGCCGAGTACAACCAGAATGCCATGAGGAGCAGATCGGTAGTCGCCCAGGGCCGGCGGACGACGACCAGGATGAATCCGAGGACCAACAATTGCAGCGCGAAGCCGCGCATCCCCCCGAAGTGGAAATTGGCGGAGTTCCACTCGCTCGTGAAATACGATTGCGAGGGGTTCCACAGGAAGCCCAGGAGGTGCTGATGGAGTTTCCACCCGTTCGGATTCAGGAGCGTTGCGAGCGCGCAAGTCACACCCAGAATTCCCAAGGTGGTTATCCGCCTGCGTAGCACGTGTCGAGAGGACGCATCACCGATCACCGCGCGCAGTATGTTGCCGACGAAATGGATTACGATAAGGGTGAGCCCCGCGAGAAATCCGCCGTGGAGGTTCGTCCACAATACCATCAGGGGGACCAGCCCAAGGAAAAGCTGCCGACGGCTCACGCGTTCCTGATCGAACCACCGCAGTTGCCACCCGAAGACGACCACGAACAAGAGCGTGAACAAATGCGGACGCGCCAACCAGTGTATCGAGCAGGCCCACGCCGCCAGCACCACCAGCGCCGTCGAGAGCAGCGTGTCACTTCCCTCGGCCAGCAATTGCCGGTGCAGCAGCGCCAGCGTGGTCGCAATGACCAGCGCCGCGACCAGCACCACTCCATTCCAGCCCAGTCGGTTTCCCGCTGCCGCAAAGAGTACTTCGCTGAGCCATTCTTTCGTGACGAACGGCGCACCGGGTCGGGTGTGGGAGAACAGGTCGGTACGCATGATGGCGTGATGTTCGATCATCCAACGACCCGTCTGCCAGTGCCAGCACGGGTCACCGTCGGCGTTGATAAGCATCTGCCGCCAATCGGTCAGGAGAATCGCCAGGAAGAATACAATCCAGAGGAATTGGGTGAGCGACGGCAGCCACCACCGGTACGGCGAAACTGTTTCTGCATGAGACGAAGTGGTTGTCATGGCCGTCGCGAATAAACCAACGTGTGGCTGTTCGAGAAAACCAACTGCCAATCCTGGCGAAGCTGCAGGACCTGATTCAACGGATGTTGGACCGGTAAGATCGTCCAATCAACATGGTACTTGGCGAACACCGCGTCCCAACCCGGTTTGGGGTCGCTCGCGGTATGGAATTCCCGTACCAGACCCAACCCGTAGAAATCATTACGGCTGTCGATGAACGTTTTATACTTTGGAAGTGAATATTCGAGGTAGCCGCCCCAAAGGAAGAGGTTGAACATTTCACCGCGGACAACGTCCGGGTGCGCACGTAACCAGTCCACTGCCTCCACCGGATAACGATCCGGGGGGAAATCAGTCACGAGCACAGGCCCGCCGCCGGCAAGGGTGGGTTTAGCCATGACCAGCGTCACGCAAACGACCGCGGCGATGATGATGGCCGTACTGGTGGGACCGTCCCTGGAGATTATCCCCGCCGCCCAACCGCGATACAAACGACACCACCGGGAGCTTTCATTGGAGAGCAGGAATTCGTTTATCCACTGCGCCAGTAATGGTGTCACTATGAATATGAAGAGGGGAACGTTGCGCGCAGCGAGCAGCGTCAGATAACCCCAACCGCCCACCACCAGCACGTCCGTCGCGTCGAATTTAGGGCGGATAATCAGCAGTGCGGCCCCCAGCAGGAAGAGGAACAACAGGAATCCCTGCATGCCGGCGGTATGGAAATCGGGCGAAGTAAATTCCGTTGTGACCGTGGAGAGCTCGGACAATTTCAGGAAGCCCAAGACATACAAATGCAAACCCCAACCATTGGGGTTAAGTAGCGAGGCGGCGCCGCACGTGAGGAGGAGGATTGTAAAGATCCGTGCTCTCTTCCGCAAGAGCGGCTGGGAGCGAGCGGTGATGGCGCTGCCGAGGGCGTACATACCAATCAGCACCAACCCCGATATGAACGCGCCATGCAAGTTTGTCCACAATGCCATGAGGGGCGGCAAGAACAGGAATAATTGTCGCGTTGACACCCGTCCTCGTTGGTACCAGCGTAATTGCCAGGCAAATATGAGGGTCAGCAGGTGTGTGAAGATATGGGGTCGCGCCAGCCAATGCATTGAGCAAGCAAGCATGGCCACAAGTACAAGGCCTGTCGCGAGCAGCGCGTCACTACCCTCCGCCATCAACTGACGATGGAGCAGCCAGAAGATGGTGGCAATGACAAGGGCGGCGATGAGCACGAAGCCATTCCATCCGAACCAACGAGCGGCGGCGGCGAACAGGACTTCACTGAGCCATTCCTTTGCCACAGCAGTTTCGTGGAACGTATGCAAGAGAAGATCGTGATGCAGGATGGCATGGTGTTGGATCATCCACTCGCCGAGCCGGCGATGGAGTGCGGTGTCGCTGTCCGCGCTGATGAGCACGACGCGGGCATTGGTCAGGCTCAACCCAAGAAAGAGCGTAATCCAGATCGTCGCGCTCAGCGACGGGAGCCACCCGTGGGCGCGGGCGTCGGCATGGGGCGAGGCGTCCTTCACAGTTCTTTGCGGAAAACGGCTGCCACTTCATTGGAGTAAACGCATTGCCAACCCGGGAGAAGGGCGAGCGCAAGATTCAGGCGATGCTCGGTGGGCAGCAACGTCCAACTCACGTGGTATTGCTCGAGTGCCTGCAACCAGTTGGTTTGCAGCGCGGAAGTATCATTGTACTGACGGATTAATGATTCCCCGTAAAAGTCCGTGCGGCCATCCACAAACACGAGATGTTCCGGCAACGCGTGCAATAAATATCCGCCCCAGACGTAGTGGTTGAACATATTGCCCTGGAACTGATCGGGGTGTTGCTGGATGTACTCGACTGCGGCGACCGGCCACTTTTTCGGCGGCATCTCCGTTGGGCGCGGCCACGCCACAATGGCCGCAATTGCGGCCACCCCAACGAGCAGCCAGCCGCGTGACATACTATACGTCTCGCGCAGCCGATCCGACAATCGTCGCACCCGCGGTGGTGACGCATCGGCGAGCGCGGTGGCGAGAATTGGCGCCACAAAAATCGCCAATAACGGGATGTTACGTGCCGCGTACAGCCCCAGGTATGTCCAGACGATCAACATCAGCCCGGCTGTTGGGGACAACCGGGGCCGGACCAGCGCCAGTGTCAAAAAGGTGACTGCCAGCCAGGCCAGAAGCCCGCGCGAATCGATTTCGTGGAAGTTGGGAGAGGCGTATTCTGCCAGCCAGCTCGTCAGGTAGTCCGAGCGGAGAAAAAGAAGATTATGGAGATGGAGATTGTAGCCGCTCGGATTGAGCAGCGAAACCACCCCGCATAACGCCACAGTGCTCGTCAACACGTTAAGTTTCCGTCGCGCGGCGCCCCAACGGGTGTGGTCCATTCGTACCAGGAATAGTTCGATTGTCGTGCCGACCCAGTAGATTCCCAGCACAATGAAGCCGGCGAGATAGCCGCCGTGTAGATTGACCCAGAGGACTGTTAGGACGCCGAGAGTAACAAGGAGTCGGCAGGCTGACTCATCCCGGTCGAACCGGCGGAGCGCATCACCCCAAAGGACCGCGAGGAGAAAACTGAATACGTGCGGTCGCGCCAGCCAGTGTGTGCAAGCCGCCCAGGCGGCCAGCAACGCCACGAAGATCGCCACCGCGTGGTTGCCGGTTTCGCGCACCAATTGGCGGTGGAGCAGGGCGAATGTCGTCGCGATCAACAGTGCGGCGACTACGACCAGTCCATACAATCCCTTCCACCGTCCCGCCACGGCGAAGATGAGTTCTGCCAGCCATTCCTTCGAAACGACAGGCTGACCGAAGCGTGTGTGTGAGAAAACATCCGCGCGGACAATATGACCGGTCTCCAGCATGTATTCGCCGACGCGCCAATGCAGGCAGGCATCGCCGTCGCTGGAGACCATCATGGTGCGCCACGGTTGTGCGAGCAGGATCAGTAGAATGATCAACCACAACCACTGGGTGAGCGATGGTGTCAGCCAGGGCAACACGCCACCCGGTGGAGATGGATCGGGGTTTGGTTGCGGGCGAAGCTCGTTGTCTGTGGGGTCTGCGTTCACAGCCATGGCGCGCAGCTTACGAAGCGCCACAGCAATGTTCAACGCCGAACTACGGTGGCATTTTGCCTCGGATTGCCCATTTAAGTCTGGTAGTGGAGGGAGGAGATGAGATACGAACGATGAGTGGATGGAATCGGATATTGCGAAGTCCCGTATTCGATGCTGCAGTTCTGTTGATTGCCGTGCTGCATGTGGCGTGGATCGCGCAGATGTTGCCGATGCGCATTTTCTCTTTCGACTTCAACAACTATTACATGCCCAGTCGAATGATCCAGGAGGGTCGTGACCCTTATCGGACACCCCTTGCGGAAGAATCACGGAAGTATGGATTCGAGTATTCAGAACGGATTCCGGTCGGTACGAATCCACCGTTATTGCTCTGGGTGTTCGCTCCCTTGACGCTACTGCCACCGCGACCTGCTTTTTGGGTTTGGGTTGCGGTGGAGTCGGGCAGTTTGGTTGTGATCTTGTGGTTGACCAAGCGTTTGCTAAACGGACGGCTCACTCAACGGGCATGGCTGTTCTTCTTCGCCGCGGCATTGTCTTCGGCACCTGTATATTGGAATTTCGCATTTGCGCACGTGGAGATGACAATCGCCGCGCTTCTGCTGGCGGCATACGCGTGGCATAAGAATGGCAAGCACGCGCTGGCCTGCGCGACGATCCTGCTGGTGGGAATGATAAAGATCTATCCCCTGGTATTGTTGCCGTGGTTTGTTTGGCGAAGCGGATTTCCCGTCCGGAAGCGATTACTCTACGTCGTGGCCCTCCTGGCAGGTATTGCCGCCATCGTGCTCGTGACAGGGGTGGCGAGGTGGCAGGGTTTTTTCGCAAGAGCGATGCCGTGCATCAAGAGCTGGTCAGTGGGTCAGACTTTCACTTTCACCCTGCCATCATTCGTCATTAATGTAGGGCAAGTGTTGCAAAGGGGGACCGCGACGGCCGAGCCCGGCCGGTTATGGTGGGATATCGGTGTTTCGATCGGCCTGGCGACAATCCTTGCCTCCTACGCGTTTTGTGCCGTGGGCAAAAAGGATGAAGATGTGCAATTCTCCGTGCTATGCGGCGCAATGTTGGCCGGTGGGTTGACGGCGTGGGGGTACTATTTCGTCATATTGATTTTCCCCGTTGGACTGGCCACAGCGCGAATGGTTGAATCACCTTCCTGGCGACGGGCGCTTGTGTTCGCAGTGCTCTTGATGGCAATGAATTCTCAAGGCCCATGGAACGGATTTTTCTTCGGGTGGTCTCCAATCGGACGAATCCTGTTGAACTACGTGCCCCTATACGGGCTCTTGGGATTCTGCTTCTTCCTTGCGAAGTATTCAACGGCGACGGCGGCAGGCCAACGGGAGCGACCAGATCCATACTCTCGCAGTTAGCGCTAGAGCTACCCCGGCAACTCTGCTAGTGGAAGGCGACGCGTGAATGAAATAATGAACTGG is part of the Verrucomicrobiia bacterium genome and encodes:
- a CDS encoding glycosyltransferase family 87 protein, which translates into the protein MSGWNRILRSPVFDAAVLLIAVLHVAWIAQMLPMRIFSFDFNNYYMPSRMIQEGRDPYRTPLAEESRKYGFEYSERIPVGTNPPLLLWVFAPLTLLPPRPAFWVWVAVESGSLVVILWLTKRLLNGRLTQRAWLFFFAAALSSAPVYWNFAFAHVEMTIAALLLAAYAWHKNGKHALACATILLVGMIKIYPLVLLPWFVWRSGFPVRKRLLYVVALLAGIAAIVLVTGVARWQGFFARAMPCIKSWSVGQTFTFTLPSFVINVGQVLQRGTATAEPGRLWWDIGVSIGLATILASYAFCAVGKKDEDVQFSVLCGAMLAGGLTAWGYYFVILIFPVGLATARMVESPSWRRALVFAVLLMAMNSQGPWNGFFFGWSPIGRILLNYVPLYGLLGFCFFLAKYSTATAAGQRERPDPYSRS